CGGTGAATAAAACGTCCTCTAGCCCAAAGGAAACTGCATCGCGTGCCTCCGGACTAGGACATAAATAATCATGCGCAAATTCAACCGAAGAAAGCGCGCGCACGTGCTCAGacgagagagggagagaaagggCGAGGCCAGTCTGCTCGCTCTCCATCGCCTCGAGCTCAACATCCGAACCCCAGGTCGCAGATTCGCGGAGGGCCTCTGTGGCCTCTGGTGCGCGACGGGGAAAAACTGATGATTCCCTCTCAAAAACCAAGCGAGAACACGGTGGTTGACAACGACGGTACTCCATGGCACTTCACCGCAAGGAGAAACAAAGTTCCGCTAACACAATCGCTGAAGTGCAAATGAAGAATTCCAAGAAAGACGAAACGATCTGAAACGATCTGAAATCGGGCCAGAAAAATCGCAACAGAAGGGCTAGTATGGCCGCTTTGTGAAGGCAGAGAAATCTGAGGAGTTGATGGCGCGTTCACCAGTATAAGGAGGCGACGTAAGAAAGTCGATGATGGCATCCGTGCCATCAGCCAATAAATTGGCGTGATTCTATAAGGGCTTCAGACAATCAGCACACCCACGGGGCGTTTCCAATGCGTAAAGCTACACAGCGTTGAGTGAACCTATGAAAGAGAACATATTATTCCTATTAAATataagcagaacaactgttttcaacattgataataataagaaattattctttttggattatattattatattggttattttaaatcataataataatatttcacaatattactttttatgtgTTTACGatcttttgaaaagtttttgaCTTTTGAAAAGTTgtgtgtaaaaaatatatatttttatgaactcAAAGTTTAAGTTAGTATTAGATCAGAGAATAAATACAAAGTACACTGCAACAATGATGAAGAGgaaaaatgttaaacatttcTGCATTGTTAACATGCATGATATGCTTCAGCTGATGCAACCCGTGTAAAACTACCACAGGTTTGTTGCAGCCTTTCTGCTGATGATTTCATTGCCATTACATGTGCAGGTTTGTGTCATTTACATCTCAGTGAATGACATGAGGTTATGTAGTATAAACTTTGTCGTAATGGATTCCTGTAGAAAGCACCCTACGTCTGATCCACCCTGATCCaatgcgttaaatatttttttggctGGAGCAAAATGAATACAGCAGCATGTGATCAGTTGCTATGTAACACGAACCAGTAAATGCTTATATCACTGAAATTAAAGATACCATCCATAATTGATTCAACATGACTGTCTGGACTGAAGTAATTAGCTCTGAGCTGAACACAAATGTGCTTCTGGAAATATGAATTCAGGATCAGCAGACATTTTAATGCTCTTTCTGTTTGTGGCTGCTTATTGTTTCTCCTTTACAGGCCTGGGTAAACATGGCTAGTAGTAGATCAGGTCAAACAGGTTGAGCCGGAAATTAGCAACAAGTCCAGGATGCACACATCTATAACGGGAATTCCCACTGTTGTGGATTTACTGTAATATCAGACACTTTAGCCAACTGTTAAACAAAGTTTTGTCTACTGCACGTCTGGGGTAAAAGCAGCTGTCTTTTGAACAATTCTGCTCAAAAAGgacccaaaatctcaaatttgTTTATGTTTTCATGAATGTTAAGTTTGTGCTTTGCTGGAACAGACAGAATTCTTGTTTAGAGCAGTGTTATATTAGTATAATTGATATAatgtactattatagtttttgttaatatttcaaattatattttactttgacattttattttatgtatactttttgttgtttaatctttgtttatttagttttagttattttactacttttactactttaaatgaaaataaatgtttatctctctctctctctctctctctatatatatatatatatatatatattttttttttttttttttttttcagttaatgcttattttatttcaaggaatcacattttttatggttttagtctCCGTTTtacttaacaataataaccctggttcAGGTGCTTTCATACTTTTTGATTTTCTGTGTGAGAAAAATATTAACTGTGAAGACAACCAAAAATACAATTATGTTATGTAATTGGATTTTGTATTGTCATTGCACAAAACCAAATGTCAAAATAAGTATCTTggaaatatttacttttttgttaGATTGacatatatttactttaaaatagtttttaatatataattataatatttttaaaaatgttcacaaaacatgcatcaataataaaataatcacaattaatttgATTACTCCAGAACAGATTTTAGAAGCAGGATGATATAACATTATCAATCAAATTTGGTATATGTGAATGTATATGTatagaaaacttttatatttaattaatatctaaaaaaaaaaaaaaatccttggtGTAGTAAACTAAACTTTTTATACTAATCAGAGAGACAACTAATCTtaacagaaaaccatttttaaacatGATAAATATTCAGTATGATAAAAAcaaattgcatgtaaaattacagtataaaaaatGTCAGACAACGTATGGAGGTCAGTTGCACGTTTATTATAATTAAGAAGATACatattgattattaaataaaaataggctAAAAAATAGATGCACAGAAAGAGACAAACCAAGTTCACATCTTCAACACTGAATTATTATAGATTATGAACACTGTTCAGAATTTATGGTAACATGAAGTAGACGTAATGTTGTCTGCTGTCAACAATAAAGGgtatttataattacatcatcatgaaagatataaatataaatacctCAACATCTGTTTTCAAGTCACAGTtcagaattattaaaaatgagctttcaTAACTGTCTATAACTCACCACTTTCTATCTATACAGACTTTGACATTCATTTAGTAGCCACTTATTGCACTCAAAATACACTTTGCTGCTATATCTTCATCCcaaaaaacactataaataGCATGTTTATAATGTCTGCGCTCATATGAAACAGAAGGCACCCATCCTGAAAGACTTTACTCAAGAACTTCTCattaactagaaaaaaaaaaaaatagttcagCATTAGACAAACCAGCTCCTGGCACTGAACTGATATGTGTTTCTGTCAAACCCCCAAGTCTTTGCCTTCAGGGTTTGTCAGTTTTGCTTTGAAAGTATATTAACAGCTTCGGTTGAATTATAAAAGCAGAGAAAACTCCTCCAGGAACTAGGTTTGTCGGTCCTGATAAAAGAAATGGATGAAACACACTCTCTTGTTCTCAACCATGCAACCTACTAATACTTTGCTCCATTTTTTCTCTCTGTTCTGGTAGCATTCGCTCATTACTCTTTCTTTTCCTCTGTTGTGGCTGCATCACCCTTGCTCTCGGGCTTATTTTTGGGCGCCGGGCTGTCCAGGAAGAAGTCGTTGCAGGCCACAGTCAGCGCACCCATGAGGATGATGAACTCGGTGAAGTCCACCTCGCCGTCATTATTGGAATCCAGGTCGTTCATCACTCGCTCCACCGCATCTTTATCTTGAGCGTTCTGCATGAagacaaaaatgaaaagatgGAGAGTTAAAACTGTGCATCAGTATGTAATAAAATACACTTACTGGCATCAaaggttccatgaagaaccatAAACATCCATGGAACCGTTCTATTGCACTAAAGAGTCTTcacagtggaaaaaggttctttacagtcttaaaaataaaggttcttcattggtatggttccatgaagaatctTTACCATCCATTAACATTTCCATTTCACCAAAGgttctttaaatgtttaaaatggttattcactgaaaggttctttggggaaccaaaaattattctttaatGGCATTTCagtgaaaacctccttttggaaccttaatttttaaaagtgttattAAAGTGATTTAAAAGCTTCATAGTGGAAGAGATCATTGGAATATCctttacactaagaaaaaagTTCTTAAGAAAAACCcacttttggaacctttatttttaagatcgTATGTAAAGTCAAAAGTGATAATGTCATTTTGAAAAGTGTGTAGCTTGAAGAACGCTGGGAATGTTAATGAAAGggaatgtgtgtgttcattgtGTGGATccacatataaaatatttgcatgaGACATAATTACAGGGTCTGTAAACCGTTACCAAATGGGCATTTCTGTAACTTACAGAAGATAGCAGgtatttaaatcttttttgcAGAAGTTCTGAGGAATTTATGTGGAAagattttaacaaaatgtgggagggaatgttaaaaaaaatcaaaaatatattttgaagaaaacttTGTTTCATTATTAAATTTACATCATaagtcatttttttgtttatttactatttactgcatgttcctggtcttatcgtttacaatgtacttattaatgtacataaaacatgtttgtctttgttatttttggtgGAAAttacaaatccttttttttttttaatccctccCTTCCAAACACATGGCTCCATTTCAGTTTGGAACACCTACTTTGCATTGTTCAATTAATTCCCGGTGGATAGAATCAAGCCCCAccctcttttttatttatttaatatcttCCTTGTGAAACCAACAGAGGTTGCAAAAATTTAGTAATGTGCATATGCTTTCTTCTCACCCCAAGATAATTTCCCAGCTCCTCCGTCAGAAGTTCCCTTAGTTCTCCTCGGCTGAGCGTGTATTTATCTCCTTCCTTCCCGGAATACTTATGAAAGGTCTTGATGAGCATCTGCATGGCGCTTTCCAAGTTGGAGCTTGGCTCTTTGGACATGCTATAAGGTGGTGGAAAAGGTCAAAGGTTAGATACAACGACATGGCGCGCCCCTCGCTAGACCCTGCTGCATGTATGGTCACATGACTAGCATGGGTGGAGCTTTGGCTCAGTTAATTCTGGCACAAACACATGTTTTGGACTATGGGTGGaaacaaaatgtgaaatgttcTCTCAATCATTTGTTTGAGATAATATCCTTACTGTTTGAGGGGTTTATTTGATTTAGAGGGAAATTCTGATTAGGGGTTTGTCACTCAAAAAGCAACATTCTTACACATCACACTTTGAGCGTGGCATCTTGGATCTTCTCTCTCTGGGTTCAGCGAGCTACTGTGTATGTAGAAACAGACACAGTCATTGATGAGGCACAACAGAAGATGAGAAAGACTGCAGCATGAACAAAATTTGGCCATGAACAGAAGCACTGATGGAAGGCTGAACAATTTGCTTCAGTGTTTTTATGGCTGTA
This portion of the Onychostoma macrolepis isolate SWU-2019 chromosome 19, ASM1243209v1, whole genome shotgun sequence genome encodes:
- the s100s gene encoding S100 calcium binding protein S, translated to MSKEPSSNLESAMQMLIKTFHKYSGKEGDKYTLSRGELRELLTEELGNYLGNAQDKDAVERVMNDLDSNNDGEVDFTEFIILMGALTVACNDFFLDSPAPKNKPESKGDAATTEEKKE